In Syntrophorhabdaceae bacterium, one DNA window encodes the following:
- a CDS encoding CoB--CoM heterodisulfide reductase iron-sulfur subunit A family protein yields the protein MAERHVLVIGGGIGGITASLELASCGIEVTMLEEGPSIGGRMIQLDKTFPTLDCSSCTLTPKMVEVALNPKIELFTLSTPIEVSRNNKGFNVKIKKRPRYVNLSKCTACGQCVDACVMRGRVKHEFDCNLGKRAAIYIPFPQAVPQKFLIDSKACLFLSKGKCKKACVDVCGPNAIDFTQREETIERYYDAIIAAPGFDLYDPSEKKEFGYGVLDGVLTGIEFERLCSVTGPTGGEIKVNGKTPKRFYFIQCVGSRDRQAGARFCSRVCCMYTAKHANIVRDRIKDAQIFISYIDVRAYGKGYEEFYKNTQDSGVFYIRGIPGEVIKTEDGLLVRVEDMLSGEIREIETDVMILATGVRPHKGIEELCRIMSLEMDEYGFVKIDSVEPSKTNVDGIFVCGMASGPKDIADTVASAGEAAARCMEYMMQ from the coding sequence TTGGCGGAGAGGCATGTATTAGTAATAGGAGGGGGTATAGGTGGGATCACGGCAAGCCTTGAGCTTGCCTCCTGTGGTATTGAGGTCACCATGCTTGAGGAAGGACCATCTATAGGGGGTAGGATGATACAGCTCGACAAGACCTTTCCTACCCTTGATTGTTCATCATGCACTTTAACGCCTAAAATGGTAGAAGTTGCCCTCAATCCTAAAATAGAGCTTTTTACGCTTTCTACACCCATAGAGGTGTCAAGAAACAACAAAGGATTTAATGTAAAGATTAAAAAGAGGCCGAGGTATGTAAACCTATCAAAGTGCACTGCCTGTGGCCAATGTGTAGATGCATGTGTTATGAGGGGTAGGGTAAAGCATGAGTTTGATTGTAATCTCGGTAAAAGGGCAGCTATATATATTCCCTTTCCCCAGGCTGTGCCGCAAAAATTCCTCATTGACTCTAAAGCCTGCCTTTTCTTGTCCAAAGGGAAATGTAAGAAGGCATGTGTTGATGTGTGCGGACCGAATGCCATAGATTTTACCCAGAGAGAGGAAACAATAGAAAGATACTATGATGCCATAATCGCTGCCCCTGGTTTTGACCTATACGACCCATCTGAAAAAAAGGAATTTGGATACGGAGTCCTCGATGGTGTATTAACAGGGATAGAATTTGAAAGGCTTTGCTCTGTCACAGGCCCCACAGGTGGTGAAATAAAAGTAAATGGCAAGACACCTAAGAGGTTTTATTTTATCCAGTGCGTAGGTTCAAGAGACAGGCAGGCAGGCGCCCGTTTCTGTTCCAGGGTATGCTGCATGTATACTGCAAAACATGCCAATATAGTGAGAGATAGGATAAAAGATGCCCAGATATTCATATCCTATATTGATGTAAGGGCATACGGCAAAGGATATGAAGAATTTTATAAGAATACCCAGGATTCAGGTGTCTTTTACATAAGAGGGATCCCCGGTGAGGTAATAAAGACAGAAGATGGTCTCCTTGTAAGGGTAGAGGACATGTTAAGCGGTGAGATAAGAGAAATAGAGACAGATGTTATGATACTTGCAACAGGCGTGAGGCCACATAAAGGTATTGAGGAGCTTTGCAGGATAATGTCTCTGGAGATGGATGAATATGGTTTTGTGAAGATCGATAGCGTTGAACCTTCAAAAACAAATGTGGATGGTATCTTTGTCTGTGGTATGGCATCAGGACCAAAAGATATAGCCGATACAGTAGCTTCTGCAGGTGAGGCAGCAGCAAGGTGTATGGAATACATGATGCAGTGA
- a CDS encoding 4Fe-4S dicluster domain-containing protein, whose amino-acid sequence MQQIDDNSHETIKKVFEFTCYKKEDFSVCLGCKICASVCTVNDLELNVNPQELLLSLFLNKSIDKEHPLIKYCTNCYQCTSACPWAIRIPEVIRAIRESMGIETVFEKAFKGSIKIWGRVYEPYIFLKTGIFLAKEGYLKYMKKWTGYIGFHLPKKVKIDR is encoded by the coding sequence ATGCAGCAGATTGATGATAATTCCCATGAAACAATAAAAAAGGTTTTTGAATTTACCTGCTATAAGAAGGAGGATTTCTCTGTGTGCCTGGGTTGCAAGATATGTGCATCTGTTTGCACTGTCAATGATTTAGAACTTAATGTAAATCCTCAAGAGCTACTCCTTTCGCTTTTTTTAAACAAGTCTATAGATAAAGAGCATCCCCTTATCAAATACTGCACCAACTGTTATCAGTGCACATCTGCATGCCCCTGGGCAATAAGGATCCCAGAGGTAATAAGGGCTATAAGGGAAAGCATGGGCATAGAAACTGTGTTCGAGAAGGCATTCAAAGGTTCTATTAAAATATGGGGAAGGGTCTATGAGCCTTATATATTCTTAAAGACCGGCATATTCCTTGCAAAAGAGGGATACCTAAAATACATGAAAAAATGGACAGGTTATATAGGGTTTCACCTACCTAAAAAGGTAAAAATAGATAGATAG
- a CDS encoding hydrogenase iron-sulfur subunit, with protein MMAHDDKKTPEIIGFACSFCSFKASEMAGSLRMKYPEGIKLIEVPCSSRVDPAFIIKALIEGVDGVFVAGCHPGDCHFIKGNYYTRRKMAALKEMLDIFSMKDKLRLFWVSASEARRFMEKVSSMYNDIKEKK; from the coding sequence ATGATGGCCCACGATGATAAAAAAACACCTGAGATAATAGGATTTGCTTGTTCATTCTGTTCATTCAAGGCATCAGAGATGGCAGGGAGTTTAAGAATGAAGTATCCTGAAGGGATAAAACTCATAGAGGTTCCATGTTCAAGCAGGGTCGACCCTGCCTTTATTATAAAGGCACTCATTGAGGGTGTCGACGGTGTATTTGTTGCCGGTTGTCATCCAGGAGACTGTCACTTCATAAAAGGGAACTATTATACAAGAAGAAAGATGGCTGCATTAAAGGAGATGCTTGATATATTTTCCATGAAAGATAAATTAAGGCTATTCTGGGTGAGCGCCTCTGAGGCCAGAAGGTTCATGGAAAAGGTTTCAAGCATGTATAATGATATAAAGGAAAAGAAATGA
- a CDS encoding electron transfer flavoprotein subunit alpha/FixB family protein, producing the protein MSYTLIITEIRRGQFEERNLDLFGLSHLMDKPTYVLCPEGTYPINEKWADVIITTGLKEEEFLMPMNICKALEKVFERFNMPDEIILTHSSSGTECASYISGYFALPVITDVNGINKDSNGFYKSYYSDKVYGEFVTTTPNTIVLTVRSGSFKDKVKEKSEAPKKEKIDAPLAEDERSFIEYVEEEKTEIDITKAEMLLSIGRGVGNKDEIPSYEELAGIMNATLSCSRPVVDKLWLPKARQVGQSGKTVRPKVYLAMGISGAFQHITGMKDSECIIAVNKDPEAPIFQYAHYGIVGDMNKIKDKLKELLKA; encoded by the coding sequence ATGAGTTATACGCTTATTATAACAGAGATAAGAAGGGGCCAATTTGAAGAGAGAAACCTTGACCTGTTTGGTCTTTCCCATCTTATGGATAAACCAACATATGTTTTATGCCCTGAAGGGACGTATCCAATAAATGAAAAATGGGCAGATGTAATAATCACCACAGGCTTAAAAGAAGAGGAATTTTTAATGCCCATGAACATCTGTAAAGCCTTAGAAAAGGTCTTTGAAAGATTCAACATGCCTGATGAAATTATCCTTACCCACTCTTCATCAGGCACAGAATGTGCGTCTTATATATCAGGTTATTTTGCACTCCCTGTTATTACTGATGTAAACGGGATAAACAAAGACTCAAATGGTTTTTACAAGAGCTATTATTCTGATAAGGTCTATGGAGAATTTGTAACCACAACCCCTAATACTATAGTATTGACTGTAAGAAGCGGTTCATTTAAAGACAAGGTCAAAGAAAAATCTGAAGCACCAAAAAAAGAAAAAATAGATGCACCATTAGCAGAAGATGAAAGGTCCTTTATTGAATATGTGGAAGAGGAAAAGACAGAGATAGATATAACAAAGGCAGAAATGCTCTTATCTATTGGAAGGGGCGTGGGAAATAAAGACGAGATACCTTCATATGAAGAACTTGCCGGTATTATGAATGCAACCCTTTCATGTTCGAGACCAGTTGTGGATAAGTTGTGGCTTCCCAAGGCAAGACAGGTAGGCCAGTCAGGAAAGACTGTGAGGCCAAAGGTATATCTCGCCATGGGTATAAGCGGTGCTTTCCAGCATATAACAGGCATGAAGGACTCGGAATGTATAATAGCAGTAAACAAAGACCCTGAGGCACCTATTTTCCAGTATGCCCATTACGGGATAGTAGGTGATATGAACAAGATAAAGGATAAACTAAAAGAACTCCTAAAGGCTTAA
- a CDS encoding PAS domain S-box protein, whose translation MKIKKVIQTEKALQESERKFRNLAEKSVVGIYVIQENVFKYVNAKLAEILGYKPEEIMGKLGPDMVVHPEDWPMVRDHLQNRISGKIESVHYEFRGIRKDGQLYYAEVYGSATVYEGEPAVIGTLLDITERKKTEQRLIEAEKRYRSIFENAVEGIFQATNDGRILVVNPALSRMLGYESPEDCLATIWNLGEQHYVNPSDRERLLSLLEEKGLVIGFECELYRKDKIKIWVSINVRAVYDENGNFFYQEGSIEDITAKKIAQDELRRLGEFNKAIIDNAPVAIFTLDKKGVFTSVNPALAVLSGLGENAEKKLIGFNWLENPYTIKSGLADFIKKGLKGEAFHLWDFPFVTYKGDRNLYMDFKGVPLFGKDGSVEGLLCIIEETTERVKTRAKLMQEVKMATLGRLVAGVAHELNNPLATLVAYAELAQSSIDAILEGNLNQLELEELKTYLDIIQEQAFRCKNAIVDLLNIPKKNGLEKTPININNLIEDIIQSMQLDKDTLRIKKDLHPHLLCAIGDISAVRQVIKNVIKNALDAVEDRPDAAIFIKTSIVNKTISIEVKDNGIGIPATIIDKIFEPFFTTKEVKKGIGLGLSLCKELIHEMGGSISVESTPRIGTTFFITLPAQDYKEAGGYYL comes from the coding sequence ATGAAAATAAAAAAGGTTATACAAACAGAAAAAGCACTTCAGGAATCAGAGCGAAAATTTAGAAACCTTGCCGAGAAATCTGTAGTGGGCATATATGTCATACAGGAAAATGTTTTCAAATATGTAAATGCAAAACTTGCCGAAATTCTTGGCTATAAACCAGAGGAAATCATGGGAAAATTAGGGCCAGACATGGTGGTTCATCCAGAAGACTGGCCCATGGTGAGAGACCATTTACAAAATAGGATCTCTGGAAAGATAGAGTCGGTCCATTATGAATTCAGAGGCATAAGGAAAGATGGACAATTATACTACGCTGAGGTATACGGCTCTGCCACTGTCTATGAAGGAGAACCCGCTGTCATTGGGACACTCCTCGATATAACTGAAAGAAAAAAAACAGAGCAAAGACTCATAGAGGCAGAGAAGAGATACAGAAGCATATTTGAAAACGCAGTGGAAGGAATATTTCAGGCAACTAATGATGGCAGGATACTTGTAGTCAACCCTGCGCTAAGCCGCATGTTGGGATATGAATCCCCTGAAGACTGTCTTGCAACCATATGGAATTTAGGGGAACAACATTATGTAAACCCCTCAGACAGAGAAAGGCTTCTGAGCCTTTTAGAGGAAAAGGGCTTGGTTATTGGTTTCGAGTGTGAGTTATACAGGAAGGATAAGATAAAGATATGGGTATCTATAAATGTTAGGGCAGTATATGATGAGAATGGCAATTTTTTCTATCAAGAAGGATCTATAGAAGATATAACGGCAAAAAAGATAGCACAGGATGAATTGAGGCGTCTTGGAGAATTCAACAAGGCAATTATTGACAATGCACCTGTTGCTATATTTACCCTTGATAAAAAAGGTGTGTTTACCAGTGTAAATCCTGCACTGGCAGTTCTTTCAGGGCTTGGAGAAAATGCAGAGAAAAAACTCATAGGTTTCAACTGGCTCGAAAATCCATATACAATTAAATCGGGCCTTGCGGATTTTATTAAAAAAGGGCTTAAAGGAGAGGCATTTCATCTCTGGGATTTTCCCTTTGTCACATATAAGGGTGACAGAAATCTCTACATGGACTTTAAAGGCGTTCCCCTTTTTGGAAAAGACGGCTCTGTAGAAGGACTTCTTTGTATTATTGAAGAGACTACAGAAAGGGTAAAGACAAGGGCAAAACTCATGCAGGAGGTCAAGATGGCTACCCTTGGTAGGCTTGTGGCTGGGGTTGCCCATGAATTAAATAATCCCCTTGCAACCCTTGTTGCCTACGCAGAATTAGCCCAATCATCCATAGATGCCATATTGGAGGGTAACCTAAATCAATTGGAGCTTGAGGAGTTGAAAACATATCTTGATATTATTCAAGAACAGGCATTCCGTTGCAAAAATGCTATCGTGGATTTATTGAATATCCCCAAAAAGAATGGCCTTGAAAAGACACCTATCAATATCAACAATCTTATTGAGGATATTATACAATCCATGCAGTTAGATAAAGATACATTAAGGATAAAAAAAGACCTTCATCCTCATCTATTGTGCGCCATAGGCGATATAAGCGCAGTCCGTCAGGTCATAAAAAATGTGATAAAAAATGCTTTAGATGCTGTTGAAGATAGACCGGATGCTGCCATATTCATAAAGACTTCTATTGTAAACAAGACCATCTCTATTGAAGTTAAAGACAATGGAATAGGCATACCTGCCACTATAATAGACAAGATCTTTGAACCATTCTTTACCACAAAAGAGGTAAAAAAAGGTATAGGTCTTGGTCTTTCCCTGTGTAAGGAACTTATTCATGAAATGGGGGGAAGTATATCAGTTGAGAGCACCCCAAGAATCGGAACAACATTCTTTATAACACTGCCGGCACAGGATTACAAAGAGGCAGGAGGGTATTATCTATAA
- a CDS encoding heterodisulfide reductase-related iron-sulfur binding cluster: MDFAYYPGCSLTGSAKRLDKGVRKVFSILGHTLFEIPEWNCCGAFEYGNRKDLIKLSGENLKKAEAISREIIAPCPACSRNLKEANEDDSFKVYNPIELFTKEFLTGIPFKRDLKGQVFTPYYGCVLLRPKETAIPDNHVMEGFVEALGGSVAGKKIKDKCCGGSQFFINKSTTEKLIRRILKDSKGIILVFCPLCHMALTTFSENEKIIYFTDLLLYVAGETSTL, from the coding sequence ATGGATTTTGCATATTATCCAGGTTGTTCCTTAACAGGGTCGGCAAAGAGATTAGATAAGGGTGTGAGAAAGGTATTTTCCATACTCGGTCATACCCTTTTTGAGATACCTGAATGGAACTGCTGTGGTGCCTTTGAATACGGTAACAGAAAAGACCTCATAAAGTTATCAGGTGAAAACCTAAAAAAGGCAGAAGCCATCTCAAGGGAAATTATAGCACCCTGTCCCGCATGTTCGAGAAACCTCAAAGAGGCCAATGAAGATGATTCTTTTAAGGTCTATAACCCTATTGAACTTTTTACTAAAGAATTCCTTACAGGTATCCCTTTCAAGCGTGATTTAAAAGGACAAGTATTTACTCCCTATTATGGTTGCGTGCTTTTGAGGCCTAAAGAGACTGCCATACCTGACAATCATGTAATGGAGGGTTTTGTAGAGGCCCTTGGTGGAAGTGTGGCAGGGAAGAAGATAAAAGACAAATGTTGTGGAGGCAGTCAATTTTTTATAAATAAATCAACAACGGAAAAGCTCATAAGAAGGATCCTTAAAGATTCAAAAGGTATAATACTCGTTTTCTGTCCTCTCTGCCACATGGCTCTTACCACATTCTCTGAAAACGAAAAGATCATATATTTTACCGATCTATTACTTTACGTAGCTGGGGAGACATCTACTCTATGA
- a CDS encoding CoB--CoM heterodisulfide reductase iron-sulfur subunit A family protein, which translates to MKIGIFICHCGHNIKGTVDIERLKDYFTGLQITCVEDYPFMCSEPGQALIKSSIKKYNLERVIIAACTKTLHEDMFKNLVKEAGLNPFLLRRVSIREHCSWTGEDKDRNTQKAVRLIKAGIYSAYHYEPLEEKQVAVNKSALIIGGGISGMSAAIYLARSGLNVYIVEKQDELGGHVRLIEDVWPVRVRGRDIIDKMTKELKGTDNVQIFTSSRITSFGGSFGNYEATIETPQGEIKITVGGVIVAIGFKPFDPNIKPELQYGSDRRIVTTLEMEKDIKDLSIKEGARVAILHCIGSRDELIGRPYCSRVCCINAIKTAETIKDKIKDSYVESFYMDVRSHPRGGEEFYEDTQEKGVLFTRASISEIIPETHSLILRGEDTLLAMPFEKEFDYVVLSIGISPPEDGKEVAGLLKITLDKDNFFLEAHPKLRPYDTALKGIFIAGTCSGPKDMEESINHGRASAVKLYGLLNMGYTFIEPFVASVDPKRCSGCRMCEQACVAKAIKFHEDLHIVKVEEAACMGCGLCNATCPSSAISLKGYKDNMIDDEISALVEAI; encoded by the coding sequence ATGAAAATAGGAATCTTTATCTGTCATTGCGGACATAATATAAAAGGCACAGTGGATATTGAAAGGCTTAAAGATTATTTTACAGGTCTCCAAATAACATGTGTTGAAGATTATCCTTTTATGTGCTCTGAACCAGGTCAGGCATTAATTAAAAGCAGTATTAAAAAATATAATCTTGAAAGGGTAATCATTGCAGCATGCACAAAGACACTCCATGAGGATATGTTTAAAAATCTTGTAAAAGAAGCAGGTTTAAATCCTTTTCTTTTAAGGAGGGTAAGCATCAGGGAGCACTGTTCATGGACTGGCGAAGATAAAGATAGAAATACCCAAAAGGCAGTAAGGCTTATTAAGGCAGGGATATACTCTGCATATCATTATGAACCCCTTGAAGAAAAACAGGTAGCTGTGAATAAATCTGCCCTGATTATAGGTGGTGGTATATCAGGGATGAGTGCGGCAATATATCTGGCAAGGTCGGGTCTTAATGTCTATATTGTGGAAAAACAGGATGAATTGGGCGGTCATGTGAGGCTAATAGAGGATGTATGGCCTGTGCGTGTAAGAGGTAGAGATATCATAGACAAGATGACAAAAGAACTCAAAGGCACGGATAATGTCCAGATATTTACATCTTCCAGAATCACATCCTTTGGCGGTTCATTTGGAAACTATGAGGCAACCATTGAAACACCTCAAGGGGAAATAAAGATCACTGTAGGCGGTGTGATAGTTGCCATAGGCTTTAAACCCTTTGACCCCAACATCAAGCCTGAACTTCAATATGGTTCTGACAGAAGAATAGTAACAACCCTTGAGATGGAGAAAGACATAAAAGATCTCTCTATAAAAGAGGGTGCAAGGGTTGCCATACTCCATTGCATAGGTTCAAGAGACGAGCTAATAGGTAGACCTTACTGCTCCAGGGTCTGCTGCATCAATGCCATAAAGACAGCAGAGACCATAAAAGATAAGATCAAAGATTCTTATGTGGAATCCTTTTATATGGACGTGCGATCCCATCCAAGAGGAGGAGAGGAATTCTACGAAGATACTCAAGAAAAAGGTGTGCTTTTCACGAGGGCAAGCATCTCAGAGATTATCCCCGAAACCCATTCTCTTATATTAAGAGGTGAGGATACCCTTCTTGCTATGCCCTTTGAAAAGGAATTTGATTATGTTGTGTTGTCTATAGGTATATCTCCTCCAGAAGATGGCAAAGAAGTGGCCGGTCTTCTAAAGATAACCTTGGATAAAGATAATTTTTTCCTTGAGGCACATCCTAAACTGAGGCCCTATGATACTGCTTTGAAAGGAATATTTATTGCTGGGACATGTTCAGGCCCCAAGGATATGGAAGAATCTATAAATCACGGCAGGGCATCGGCAGTCAAACTTTATGGGCTTTTGAACATGGGTTACACATTTATTGAGCCCTTTGTTGCCTCTGTTGACCCGAAAAGATGTAGTGGCTGCAGGATGTGCGAGCAGGCATGCGTGGCAAAGGCAATAAAATTCCATGAAGACCTGCATATTGTAAAGGTGGAAGAGGCAGCATGTATGGGTTGTGGTCTCTGTAATGCCACATGTCCATCTTCTGCCATATCTTTAAAAGGTTATAAGGATAACATGATCGATGATGAGATAAGCGCCCTTGTGGAGGCTATATAA
- a CDS encoding 4Fe-4S dicluster domain-containing protein, producing the protein MMKGKRVKYSDIDSLVNGFLKGSNSIVFGFKKDGNTINHHIFKGSAKGLFLINPFFGANGASYFRRLFQKGTEILFILRPCEIRAYIELTKLTQIEKEAIIAVSVDCPGTFSQKNYDESSISLSSEDIKDYFHMDGKDIRWACHQCREKRGIVGDAGIRLDKEGGLWLVPYTEKGETLVSHIGGEIKELPEHMALAPGKQPDSFKTDMDNLRKDLERCLLCKNCRDMCPVCYCIDCVFNGDEYLPKGDALLNKILRTGSVEMPQGKELFHLIRMYHVSQTCIGCGGCEEACPQNIPLTKYFKGVSERLQGIFSYMAGKSFDEPIPYTTFLEDELKDAAD; encoded by the coding sequence ATGATGAAAGGTAAAAGGGTTAAATACAGTGATATAGATTCCTTGGTTAATGGATTCCTCAAGGGTTCAAATAGCATTGTCTTTGGTTTTAAAAAAGACGGAAATACAATAAACCATCATATATTTAAAGGCAGTGCAAAGGGACTTTTCCTCATCAATCCCTTCTTTGGCGCAAATGGGGCTTCTTATTTCAGGCGTCTATTTCAAAAAGGGACGGAAATACTCTTTATCTTGAGACCTTGTGAGATAAGGGCATATATAGAACTAACAAAGCTCACCCAGATTGAAAAGGAGGCTATTATTGCCGTATCTGTGGATTGTCCAGGCACTTTTTCGCAAAAAAATTATGATGAAAGCAGCATATCTTTGTCTTCAGAAGACATAAAAGATTATTTCCACATGGATGGAAAAGATATACGCTGGGCATGCCACCAATGCAGAGAAAAAAGAGGAATTGTGGGTGATGCAGGCATTAGACTTGATAAAGAAGGTGGGTTATGGCTTGTACCTTATACTGAGAAGGGAGAGACATTGGTTTCACATATAGGGGGAGAGATTAAGGAACTCCCTGAACACATGGCTTTAGCCCCTGGTAAACAACCTGATAGTTTTAAGACAGATATGGATAATTTGAGGAAAGACCTGGAAAGATGTTTACTCTGCAAGAATTGCAGGGACATGTGTCCTGTATGTTACTGTATCGATTGCGTATTTAATGGAGATGAATATCTACCAAAGGGTGATGCGCTGCTAAACAAAATACTCAGAACAGGTTCTGTTGAAATGCCCCAGGGAAAGGAACTCTTTCATTTAATAAGGATGTATCATGTATCCCAGACATGTATCGGTTGCGGTGGATGTGAAGAGGCATGTCCGCAAAATATACCCCTTACCAAATACTTCAAGGGGGTATCAGAAAGGTTACAGGGTATATTCTCATACATGGCAGGTAAAAGCTTTGATGAACCAATACCTTATACTACATTTTTAGAGGATGAATTAAAAGATGCAGCAGATTGA
- a CDS encoding electron transfer flavoprotein subunit beta/FixA family protein — protein MDIVVLTKRVPVTQEEELKIAQDGSSVDLSRVPFRMNDWDNYAVEEAVRICERHGGAITGVSIGDMESDEVLRRAIAMGAKDGCLVETKGIIQDPFMRASLIKNFIEKEGISFNVIFGGVQAEDDQFGVTCGILAAMLKLPFSSMVIGIDEIQENQMILRRELEGGIQERIKIKTPCVLSIQSGINEPRYVSIMGIRKASKVERKYFKAEQYLEGGAGSLIDVTRWFYPPKKEGAVMLQGEIEDTCRQLLGILKEKGVLQ, from the coding sequence ATGGATATAGTAGTTCTTACAAAAAGGGTGCCTGTAACACAGGAAGAGGAATTAAAGATTGCCCAGGATGGTAGTTCTGTTGACCTATCAAGGGTGCCTTTCAGGATGAATGACTGGGATAATTATGCAGTAGAAGAGGCTGTAAGGATCTGCGAAAGACATGGGGGTGCCATAACAGGTGTTTCTATAGGAGATATGGAGTCTGATGAGGTTTTAAGAAGGGCAATAGCCATGGGTGCAAAAGATGGGTGCCTTGTAGAGACAAAGGGTATTATCCAAGACCCTTTTATGAGGGCGTCTCTTATTAAAAACTTTATAGAAAAGGAAGGCATCTCTTTCAATGTTATATTTGGAGGTGTTCAGGCAGAGGATGACCAATTTGGTGTTACTTGCGGTATCCTTGCTGCCATGCTTAAACTTCCCTTTTCATCTATGGTTATAGGCATAGATGAGATTCAGGAAAATCAAATGATATTGAGAAGGGAATTGGAAGGTGGCATTCAGGAAAGGATAAAGATAAAGACACCCTGTGTCCTGTCCATCCAAAGCGGTATAAATGAACCAAGATATGTGTCGATTATGGGTATAAGAAAGGCATCAAAGGTGGAAAGAAAATATTTTAAGGCAGAACAATATCTTGAGGGCGGCGCTGGCAGTCTCATAGATGTTACAAGATGGTTTTATCCTCCCAAGAAAGAAGGCGCTGTAATGCTTCAAGGTGAGATCGAGGATACATGCAGGCAGTTATTAGGGATACTTAAAGAAAAGGGGGTGCTCCAATGA
- a CDS encoding (Fe-S)-binding protein — protein MQEQAASRVLVCIQCGKCTGGCPESGRTPFNIRMLVRKRQFQYNIEEAIPWYCTACNTCTIRCPRDVKPSEMIIEIRAALVEEGNIPVTIQKALENTFVQKNPWGKPRSRRADWTDKLTFEVPHISKTKNKRLLFSCCIHAYDPRCMVIPINVATLLNKADYEFGILGEEECCCGNEIRRIGELGLFEELMEENKANFEEYGVKEIIALSPHCMNTMKNEYGDMGIKVMHYTEVLSKLIKDGALKIEKPIDGGIIYHDPCFLGKQNKVFDEPRDILKNLNGINIFEFARSKDISLCCEGGGGRMFFDVEVPYQRNGEIRVMDAKKVGAGTIATACPFCLMNLEDPAKEKDVLVKDISEILMEVI, from the coding sequence ATGCAAGAGCAGGCAGCGAGTCGTGTCCTGGTATGTATTCAGTGTGGTAAATGCACAGGCGGTTGCCCTGAATCAGGTAGGACGCCTTTCAATATAAGAATGCTTGTGAGAAAAAGACAGTTTCAATATAACATAGAAGAGGCTATCCCTTGGTACTGCACTGCCTGTAATACATGTACCATCCGGTGTCCAAGGGATGTTAAACCTTCAGAGATGATTATCGAAATACGGGCGGCCTTGGTGGAAGAGGGAAATATCCCTGTTACAATCCAGAAGGCACTGGAAAATACATTTGTTCAGAAGAATCCGTGGGGCAAGCCAAGATCAAGAAGGGCTGATTGGACCGACAAGCTAACATTTGAGGTCCCCCATATATCTAAAACAAAAAATAAAAGACTCTTGTTTTCATGCTGTATCCATGCCTATGACCCAAGGTGTATGGTTATACCTATAAATGTTGCTACCTTATTAAACAAGGCAGATTATGAGTTCGGCATATTAGGAGAAGAGGAATGTTGTTGCGGCAATGAGATTAGAAGGATAGGAGAGCTTGGTTTATTCGAGGAACTCATGGAAGAAAACAAAGCAAACTTTGAAGAATATGGTGTAAAAGAAATAATAGCCCTTTCGCCTCACTGCATGAATACCATGAAAAATGAGTATGGTGATATGGGGATAAAGGTTATGCACTATACAGAGGTATTATCCAAACTTATAAAAGATGGGGCATTAAAGATAGAAAAACCAATAGATGGAGGTATAATCTACCATGACCCTTGTTTTCTCGGCAAACAAAATAAGGTCTTTGATGAGCCAAGGGATATTTTAAAGAATTTAAACGGTATTAACATCTTTGAATTTGCCCGGTCAAAAGATATATCACTCTGCTGTGAGGGAGGCGGCGGAAGGATGTTTTTTGATGTGGAGGTGCCGTATCAGAGAAACGGTGAAATAAGGGTAATGGATGCAAAAAAGGTAGGAGCAGGGACAATAGCTACAGCATGCCCATTCTGTCTTATGAACCTTGAGGATCCAGCAAAGGAAAAGGATGTTCTTGTGAAGGATATATCAGAAATACTTATGGAGGTCATATAA